In the Hordeum vulgare subsp. vulgare chromosome 7H, MorexV3_pseudomolecules_assembly, whole genome shotgun sequence genome, one interval contains:
- the LOC123411294 gene encoding L-ascorbate oxidase homolog, translated as MEAPTSITLCIFVLLLVAAARAEDPYRFYTWNVTFGDVYPLGVKQQGILINGQFPGPQIDAVTNDNIVINVFNNLPAPFLLSWQGIQQRRSSWQDGVYGTNCPIPPGGNFTYNMQFKDQIGSYYYFPSLAFHKAAGGYGGIRVLSRPRIPVPFDPPAGDFTILAGDWFKLNHTDLKGILDSGNDLPFPDGLLINGQGWNGNRFTVDQGKTYRFRVSNVGISTSVNIRIQGHSLLLVEVEGSHTMQNTYSSLDVHLGQSYSFLVTADQPPQDYTIVVSTRFTNPVLSNTAMLHYSNSNGVPAALPPPPGPTIEIDWSLNQARSIRWNLTASGPRPNPQGSYHYGLVNTTRTMRLANSRVTINGKLRYAVNSVSFVPADTPLKVADFYNIQGVFTPGSMPDSPSGGPAYLQTSVMASNMRDYVEVVFENAEGYVQSWHIDGYAFWVVGMDGGQWTPASRQNYNLRDAIARYTLQVYPGAWTAIYMPLDNVGMWNVRSESWGRQYLGQQFYLRVYSPANSWRDENPIPKNALLCGRASGRRTRPL; from the exons ATGGAGGCGCCGACGTCCATCACGCTCTGCatcttcgtcctcctcctcgtcgcggCGGCCAGGGCGGAGGACCCCTACCGGTTCTACACCTGGAACGTCACCTTCGGCGACGTCTACCCGCTCGGCGTCAAGCAGCAG gGGATCCTGATCAACGGGCAGTTCCCGGGGCCGCAGATCGACGCCGTCACCAACGACAACATCGTCATCAACGTCTTCAACAACCTGCCCGCCCCGTTCCTCCTCTCCTG GCAGGGGATTCAGCAGAGGAGGAGCTCATGGCAAGACGGCGTGTATGGCACAAACTGCCCGATCCCCCCGGGGGGCAATTTCACATACAACATGCAGTTCAAGGACCAGATCGGGAGCTACTACTACTTCCCTTCTCTCGCGTTCCATAAGGCGGCGGGCGGGTATGGTGGCATCAGGGTCCTTAGCCGCCCGAGGATCCCCGTCCCGTTCGACCCCCCTGCTGGTGATTTCACCATCTTGGCTGGTGACTGGTTCAAGCTCAACCACACT GATTTGAAAGGCATTTTGGACAGTGGTAATGACCTTCCCTTCCCTGATGGTCTCCTCATCAATGGCCAAGGCTGGAATGGCAACAGGTTCACAGTAGACCAAG GGAAAACATATCGTTTTCGGGTGTCGAACGTCGGCATCTCAACTTCGGTGAACATAAGGATCCAGGGCCATTCCTTGCTCCTGGTGGAGGTGGAGGGATCACACACCATGCAGAACACCTACTCGTCGCTCGACGTCCACCTAGGCCAGTCCTACTCGTTCCTTGTGACGGCCGACCAGCCACCGCAGGACTACACCATTGTGGTCTCGACGCGCTTCACCAACCCCGTGCTCAGCAACACCGCCATGCTTCATTACAGCAACTCGAATGGCGTCCCTGCCGCGTTGCCACCTCCCCCAGGACCGACCATCGAGATCGACTGGTCTCTGAATCAGGCTAGATCCATAAG GTGGAACCTGACGGCGAGTGGGCCGAGGCCGAACCCTCAGGGCTCGTACCACTACGGCCTGGTGAACACGACGAGGACGATGAGGCTCGCCAACTCGCGGGTCACCATCAACGGCAAGCTAAGGTACGCGGTGAACAGCGTATCCTTCGTGCCCGCTGACACCCCGCTCAAGGTGGCCGACTTCTACAACATCCAGGGCGTGTTCACGCCGGGGAGCATGCCGGACAGCCCGTCCGGCGGCCCGGCCTACCTCCAGACGTCCGTCATGGCGTCCAACATGCGGGACTACGTCGAGGTCGTCTTCGAGAACGCCGAGGGCTACGTGCAGTCCTGGCACATCGACGGCTACGCCTTCTGGGTCGTCGG GATGGACGGAGGGCAGTGGACGCCGGCGAGCCGTCAGAACTACAACCTGAGGGACGCGATCGCCCGGTACACGCTGCAG GTGTATCCTGGAGCGTGGACGGCGATCTACATGCCGCTGGACAACGTGGGGATGTGGAACGTGAGGTCGGAGAGCTGGGGCAGGCAGTACCTGGGCCAGCAGTTCTACCTGCGGGTCTACTCGCCGGCCAACTCGTGGCGGGACGAGAACCCCATCCCCAAGAACGCGCTGCTCTGCGGCCGCGCCTCCGGCCGCCGCACCAGGCCGCTCTGA
- the LOC123411255 gene encoding mediator of RNA polymerase II transcription subunit 17-like isoform X1, translating into MAAMGDDLPLDFDKLPIKRLEAIDEAGNEHYPPEEQRLAAIRRVDFSRVVERDAKKAKKAAAEDAAHKAWQWQGLHESLQLAHQELTVVLDLISTVEANDTVTVATFSKPKKRLDKVLVNMAVSAATKLQRLRHLGRYFKQSAKTMEQQFQKEARFYGSLIRLQQNWKVNRQCGNAPGSNSFMFDVVDTSHLDTAVMPRSSSLSLVPIDQDSSGTLSVHVPQKSCRFLSLQFCGDSTSGTESYACNTKGVSSTTSSAVEDDVPENDDVNKSVKQAHSILRNIHRSIFEEQVFDMVTCETFVQTKGVNVTGMWEDFLQIAIDQEILLCLSLVNSGQDSDSEMAGHEEHNNSEANLVLATTNGKQEPLKSDASGFLNPKSLEIYLLHMFHDNILRKVREKYRNIVRYQSPGQTAEPAGDECGLLGHFCMTVAHKIFSNKVQLELESVLSRVPYLHLQSLPTWHSRTSSWSLCLRIPPPILAADKPSDNGEPKYKSSRTQFNTKIVLKDVQISLFGEGSPSIAGSLTRKPSDGYLINNYNCDLEDLPTMVLQQVASQVINWLHEETQVLGMSVTRDFLGLYFDLDHGDTMLGLVAHVDPDDAYGCVSWYLTVDHPAEEDGMTPAANGPWAEEEKCRFLGYLSLEVLYSTLMDLINLCGTGHRPTR; encoded by the exons ATGGCGGCCATGGGCGACGACCTGCCGCTGGACTTCGACAAGCTCCCCATCAAGCGCCTCGAGGCCATCGACGAGGCCGGCAACGAGCACTACCCGCC CGAGGAGCAGCGGCTGGCGGCGATCCGCCGCGTCGACTTCTCCAGGGTCGTCGAGCGGGACGCCAAGAAGGCCAAGAAGGCGGCGGCCGAGGACGCCGCCCACAAGGCCTGGCAATGGCAGGGCCTCCACGAGAGCCTGCAGCTGGCGCATCAGGAGCTCACCGTCGTCCTCGACCTCATCTCCACG GTCGAGGCGAACGATACCGTGACCGTCGCGACCTTCTCCAAGCCCAAGAAGCGGCTGGACAAAGTCCTCGTCAACATGGCCGTCTCCGCCGCCACCAAGCTCCAGCGCCTTCGG CATCTGGGACGGTACTTCAAGCAATCTGCCAAAACGATGGAGCAGCAGTTCCAGAAGGAGGCTAGGTTCTACGGCTCATTGATCAG GTTGCAGCAGAACTGGAAAGTTAACAGGCAGTGTGGGAATGCTCCAGGAAGCAACAGCTTCATGTTTGATGTAGTTGACACTTCTCACTTGGACACGGCAGTGATGCCCCgttcgtcgtcattgtctttggtTCCAATCGATCAGGACTCGTCCGGTACTTTGTCTGTACATGTCCCACAAAAGTCGTGCCGTTTCTTGAGCCTTCAGTTTTGTGGGGACAGCACCAGCGGCACGGAAAGCTACGCTTGCAACACGAAAGGTGTCTCAAGCACCACTTCTTCTGCAGTGGAAGATGATGTGCCGGAGAATGATGATGTGAATAAGTCTGTCAAACAGGCGCATTCCATTCTTCGCAATATCCACAGGTCAATATTTGAGGAGCAG GTATTTGATATGGTGACCTGTGAGACATTTGTCCAAACTAAAGGCGTAAACGTAACTGGAATGTGGGAGGACTTTCTCCAAATAGCCATTGACCAGGAGATTTTGTTGTGCCTTTCACTTGTGAATTCTGGACAGGATAGTGACTCAGAAATGGCGGGACATGAAGAGCACAATAATTCAGAGGCGAATCTTGTGTTAGCCACCACCAATGGGAAGCAGGAGCCTTTAAAAAGCGACGCCTCAGGGTTTCTTAACCCGAAAAGTCTGGAGATTTACCTGCTACATATGTTCCATGACAACATTCTTAGGAAAGTCAGGGAGAAATATCGTAATATTGTTCGCTACCAGAGTCCTGGTCAGACCGCAGAGCCTGCAGGTGATGAGTGTGGCTTGCTCGGTCATTTCTGCATGACAGTTGCTCATAAAATATTTTCAAATAAAGTGCAGCTGGAGCTGGAGAGTGTG CTTAGCAGGGTTCCATATCTCCATCTGCAGTCCCTTCCTACGTGGCATTCTCGAACTTCTTCCTGGTCTCTCTGCCTAAGAATCCCGCCGCCTATTTTGGCTGCTGACAAGCCTTCGGACAATGGTGAGCCCAAGTACAAATCTTCCAGGACACAGTTCAACACGAAGATTGTCTTGAAGGACGTCCAGATAAGTTTGTTTGGCGAAGGTTCTCCGAGCATTGCTGGATCATTGACTAGGAAGCCCTCGGATGGGTATCTGATAAACAATTACAACTGTGACTTGGAGGACCTCCCAACGATGGTTCTGCAGCAG GTGGCAAGCCAGGTGATAAACTGGCTTCACGAGGAGACACAGGTCCTGGGGATGAGCGTGACGAGGGACTTTTTAGGCCTCTACTTTGACCTGGACCACGGCGACACGATGCTGGGCCTGGTGGCGCACGTGGACCCGGACGATGCGTATGGGTGCGTGTCATGGTACCTGACTGTGGACCACCCGGCGGAGGAGGACGGGATGACGCCGGCTGCGAACGGCCCTTGGGCGGAGGAAGAGAAGTGCAGATTCCTGGGGTACCTGTCCCTGGAGGTGCTCTACTCCACCCTCATGGACCTCATCAACCTGTGTGGCACCGGGCACCGGCCCACCCGCTGA
- the LOC123411255 gene encoding mediator of RNA polymerase II transcription subunit 17-like isoform X2: MAAMGDDLPLDFDKLPIKRLEAIDEAGNEHYPPEEQRLAAIRRVDFSRVVERDAKKAKKAAAEDAAHKAWQWQGLHESLQLAHQELTVVLDLISTVEANDTVTVATFSKPKKRLDKVLVNMAVSAATKLQRLRHLGRYFKQSAKTMEQQFQKEARFYGSLIRLQQNWKVNRQCGNAPGSNSFMFDVVDTSHLDTAVMPRSSSLSLVPIDQDSSGTLSVHVPQKSCRFLSLQFCGDSTSGTESYACNTKGVSSTTSSAVEDDVPENDDVNKSVKQAHSILRNIHRSIFEEQVFDMVTCETFVQTKGVNVTGMWEDFLQIAIDQEILLCLSLVNSGQDSDSEMAGHEEHNNSEANLVLATTNGKQEPLKSDASGFLNPKSLEIYLLHMFHDNILRKVREKYRNIVRYQSPGQTAEPAGDECGLLGHFCMTVAHKIFSNKVQLELESVLSRVPYLHLQSLPTWHSRTSSWSLCLRIPPPILAADKPSDNGEPKYKSSRTQFNTKIVLKDVQISLFGEGSPSIAGSLTRKPSDGYLINNYNCDLEDLPTMVLQQYL; encoded by the exons ATGGCGGCCATGGGCGACGACCTGCCGCTGGACTTCGACAAGCTCCCCATCAAGCGCCTCGAGGCCATCGACGAGGCCGGCAACGAGCACTACCCGCC CGAGGAGCAGCGGCTGGCGGCGATCCGCCGCGTCGACTTCTCCAGGGTCGTCGAGCGGGACGCCAAGAAGGCCAAGAAGGCGGCGGCCGAGGACGCCGCCCACAAGGCCTGGCAATGGCAGGGCCTCCACGAGAGCCTGCAGCTGGCGCATCAGGAGCTCACCGTCGTCCTCGACCTCATCTCCACG GTCGAGGCGAACGATACCGTGACCGTCGCGACCTTCTCCAAGCCCAAGAAGCGGCTGGACAAAGTCCTCGTCAACATGGCCGTCTCCGCCGCCACCAAGCTCCAGCGCCTTCGG CATCTGGGACGGTACTTCAAGCAATCTGCCAAAACGATGGAGCAGCAGTTCCAGAAGGAGGCTAGGTTCTACGGCTCATTGATCAG GTTGCAGCAGAACTGGAAAGTTAACAGGCAGTGTGGGAATGCTCCAGGAAGCAACAGCTTCATGTTTGATGTAGTTGACACTTCTCACTTGGACACGGCAGTGATGCCCCgttcgtcgtcattgtctttggtTCCAATCGATCAGGACTCGTCCGGTACTTTGTCTGTACATGTCCCACAAAAGTCGTGCCGTTTCTTGAGCCTTCAGTTTTGTGGGGACAGCACCAGCGGCACGGAAAGCTACGCTTGCAACACGAAAGGTGTCTCAAGCACCACTTCTTCTGCAGTGGAAGATGATGTGCCGGAGAATGATGATGTGAATAAGTCTGTCAAACAGGCGCATTCCATTCTTCGCAATATCCACAGGTCAATATTTGAGGAGCAG GTATTTGATATGGTGACCTGTGAGACATTTGTCCAAACTAAAGGCGTAAACGTAACTGGAATGTGGGAGGACTTTCTCCAAATAGCCATTGACCAGGAGATTTTGTTGTGCCTTTCACTTGTGAATTCTGGACAGGATAGTGACTCAGAAATGGCGGGACATGAAGAGCACAATAATTCAGAGGCGAATCTTGTGTTAGCCACCACCAATGGGAAGCAGGAGCCTTTAAAAAGCGACGCCTCAGGGTTTCTTAACCCGAAAAGTCTGGAGATTTACCTGCTACATATGTTCCATGACAACATTCTTAGGAAAGTCAGGGAGAAATATCGTAATATTGTTCGCTACCAGAGTCCTGGTCAGACCGCAGAGCCTGCAGGTGATGAGTGTGGCTTGCTCGGTCATTTCTGCATGACAGTTGCTCATAAAATATTTTCAAATAAAGTGCAGCTGGAGCTGGAGAGTGTG CTTAGCAGGGTTCCATATCTCCATCTGCAGTCCCTTCCTACGTGGCATTCTCGAACTTCTTCCTGGTCTCTCTGCCTAAGAATCCCGCCGCCTATTTTGGCTGCTGACAAGCCTTCGGACAATGGTGAGCCCAAGTACAAATCTTCCAGGACACAGTTCAACACGAAGATTGTCTTGAAGGACGTCCAGATAAGTTTGTTTGGCGAAGGTTCTCCGAGCATTGCTGGATCATTGACTAGGAAGCCCTCGGATGGGTATCTGATAAACAATTACAACTGTGACTTGGAGGACCTCCCAACGATGGTTCTGCAGCAG TATTTATGA